One region of Rhodospirillaceae bacterium genomic DNA includes:
- a CDS encoding threonine synthase, with the protein MRYVSTRGEAPELPFDKVLLAGLARDGGLYVPAVVPHFSAGDLEALKGLSYADLAVRVMAPFLGDSIAEADFAQLVHEAYAGFDDPDVAPLRQLEPDLWLLELFHGPTLAFKDYALQVVGRLFDHVLKARGSRITVLGATSGDTGSAAIEACRDRDSIDIFILHPKGRVSEVQRRQMTTVTAANVYNLAIEGTFDDCQDLVKAMFNDIPFRDALQLSSINSINWARILAQTVYYFHAALALGAPEKRISFAVPTGNFGNVYAGYVAKQMGLPISRLVIGTNRNDILYRFFTTGEMAIRGVEPSLSPAMDIQISSNFERYLFDLYGRDGKRLAGAMTTFRRDGRLEVEKSLLDKSLEVFSPHRLDDEETLSTIATVYRENGFLIDPHTAVAVASARSFAPQADGPVVAMASAHPAKFPDAVEKATGIRADLPPQLAGLFERXERMXTLPNDLAAVEAYIGACXKGAA; encoded by the coding sequence TTGCGTTACGTCAGTACCCGGGGAGAGGCCCCCGAGCTTCCCTTCGACAAGGTTTTGTTGGCCGGTCTTGCCAGGGATGGTGGCCTTTACGTGCCTGCGGTCGTCCCCCATTTTTCGGCGGGTGACCTTGAAGCCCTAAAAGGGCTTTCCTATGCCGACCTTGCCGTTCGCGTCATGGCGCCATTTCTTGGCGACAGCATCGCGGAAGCGGATTTTGCGCAATTGGTGCATGAGGCTTATGCCGGGTTCGATGATCCGGACGTGGCCCCCCTGCGTCAGCTGGAGCCGGATTTGTGGCTGCTTGAGCTTTTTCACGGGCCGACCCTGGCGTTCAAGGACTACGCCCTTCAGGTCGTAGGCCGGCTTTTCGACCATGTGTTAAAAGCGCGCGGATCCCGCATCACGGTGCTTGGCGCGACGTCTGGCGACACCGGCTCGGCGGCGATCGAAGCCTGCCGTGATCGCGATTCCATCGACATCTTTATCCTGCATCCGAAAGGGCGGGTCTCAGAAGTGCAGCGCCGGCAAATGACGACGGTCACTGCCGCCAATGTCTACAATCTGGCGATTGAAGGAACCTTCGACGATTGCCAGGATTTGGTGAAGGCGATGTTCAACGACATCCCTTTTCGCGATGCGCTTCAGCTTTCCTCGATCAACTCCATCAACTGGGCGCGCATTCTTGCCCAGACGGTTTACTATTTTCATGCGGCGCTGGCCCTTGGCGCGCCGGAAAAGCGAATTTCCTTCGCCGTGCCGACGGGAAATTTCGGCAATGTCTATGCGGGCTATGTGGCAAAGCAGATGGGCCTGCCGATTTCGCGTCTCGTCATTGGAACAAACCGGAACGACATTCTTTATCGCTTCTTCACCACCGGTGAGATGGCGATTCGCGGGGTAGAGCCAAGTTTAAGCCCGGCAATGGATATTCAGATATCAAGCAATTTTGAACGCTATCTTTTTGATCTCTATGGGCGCGATGGCAAACGGCTTGCCGGGGCGATGACGACTTTTCGTCGTGACGGTCGCCTGGAAGTTGAAAAAAGCCTTCTTGATAAATCCCTTGAGGTTTTTTCCCCTCATCGTCTGGACGACGAAGAAACGCTGTCAACCATTGCGACGGTGTACCGGGAAAACGGGTTTTTGATCGATCCCCACACGGCGGTGGCCGTGGCAAGCGCGCGCAGCTTTGCGCCCCAGGCCGACGGCCCGGTGGTGGCCATGGCCAGCGCGCATCCGGCAAAATTTCCGGACGCRGTTGAAAAGGCGACGGGYATTCGCGCYGATYTGCCGCCGCAGCTTGCCGGTCTTTTTGAACGYGAMGARCGYATGGYGACGCTTCCCAATGATCTGGCGGCGGTGGAAGCCTATATCGGGGCTTGCYCAAAGGGGGCGGCATGA
- a CDS encoding peptidase M16 codes for MTVRVTRLANGFRVATDRMEGVESATIGVWVGAGTRYEDAATNGVAHLLEHMAFKGTKTRSPKEIAEAIEAVGGSLNAYTSREQTAYHARVLGADVGLAIDLLADILQRSVFDDDELSRERAVVAQEIGQSEDTPDDVIFDRFQAVCYPDQPMGWPILGTQESLSRLSREAILGYLGDTYHAGRMLLVGAGDVEHDRVVELAERAFCSLTPEAVPAPKPARYVGGEFREARALEQLHLVLGFQGCGYRDPDFYAMSVYSTLLGGGMSSRLFQEVREKRGLVYSIHSFSAAYGDGGLFGIYAGTGEKEAAELLPVIVETIQQTAVDLQEEEIERAKAQLKAGILMSRESSAARAEQLANQLLIYDRPLTTGEIVAKVEAVDAASLARVVTRLFESPPTLAALGPLANLEDFSRLKARLA; via the coding sequence ATGACGGTGCGTGTCACCCGCCTTGCAAATGGTTTTCGCGTGGCGACGGATCGGATGGAAGGCGTCGAAAGCGCAACGATTGGCGTCTGGGTCGGTGCCGGCACCCGCTATGAAGACGCGGCGACGAACGGGGTGGCGCATCTTCTGGAGCACATGGCCTTCAAGGGCACTAAAACGCGTTCTCCCAAGGAAATCGCCGAGGCAATCGAGGCCGTTGGCGGCAGCCTGAACGCCTATACGTCGCGGGAACAGACCGCCTACCATGCCCGCGTGCTTGGTGCCGATGTCGGCCTTGCCATCGATTTGCTGGCGGACATTCTGCAACGCTCCGTTTTTGATGACGACGAGCTTTCCCGCGAGCGTGCGGTCGTTGCCCAGGAAATAGGCCAGTCGGAAGACACGCCGGACGATGTGATTTTCGATCGCTTTCAGGCGGTGTGTTATCCGGATCAGCCGATGGGTTGGCCGATCCTTGGTACCCAGGAAAGTTTAAGCCGGCTCTCGCGTGAGGCGATTCTTGGCTACCTTGGCGACACCTATCACGCGGGCCGCATGCTTTTGGTGGGGGCCGGTGACGTGGAACATGACCGCGTTGTTGAACTTGCCGAGCGCGCCTTTTGTTCCCTGACGCCTGAGGCGGTGCCGGCGCCCAAGCCCGCCCGCTATGTCGGTGGGGAGTTCAGGGAAGCGCGCGCGCTTGAACAATTGCACCTCGTCCTTGGCTTTCAGGGATGCGGCTATCGCGACCCTGATTTCTACGCGATGTCGGTTTATTCGACGTTGCTTGGTGGCGGTATGTCGTCGCGTCTTTTTCAGGAAGTGCGTGAAAAGCGCGGCCTTGTTTATTCGATCCACAGCTTTTCTGCCGCCTATGGGGATGGCGGGTTGTTTGGAATCTATGCCGGAACCGGCGAAAAGGAGGCAGCCGAGCTGCTCCCCGTTATTGTTGAAACCATTCAGCAGACGGCGGTGGATTTGCAGGAGGAAGAAATTGAACGCGCAAAAGCGCAGTTGAAAGCCGGCATTCTGATGTCCCGGGAAAGTTCGGCCGCGCGCGCGGAACAATTGGCCAATCAATTGCTGATTTACGATCGTCCGCTGACGACGGGGGAAATTGTGGCCAAAGTCGAGGCGGTTGACGCGGCTTCGCTTGCGCGCGTTGTGACGCGGCTTTTCGAAAGCCCGCCGACTCTTGCCGCCTTGGGGCCGCTTGCAAATCTGGAAGATTTTTCCCGCCTGAAGGCGCGCCTTGCGTAA
- a CDS encoding cytochrome c oxidase assembly protein, with protein sequence MIGPRRNQAILASLIVLVAGMTALSFASVPLYRLFCQVTGYGGTPQIATVRPDTVGEREITVRFNSDVDPKLPWAFQPLQRAVKVKVGEEKLAFFQATNRSDKPLVGTATFNVTPLKAGLYFNKIQCFCFDEQRLDPGESADMPVSFFIDPEILKDPNLNDVQTITLSYTFFRSLSAREEEEGDGGLVRMAASTFQALPGQGDRNALQRISSPLEGSLNE encoded by the coding sequence GTGATCGGTCCGAGACGAAATCAGGCAATTCTGGCGAGCCTCATTGTTCTCGTCGCCGGCATGACGGCGCTTAGTTTTGCGTCGGTGCCACTGTATCGCCTGTTTTGTCAGGTGACGGGCTATGGGGGGACGCCGCAAATTGCCACGGTCCGTCCAGACACGGTTGGCGAGCGTGAAATCACCGTTCGCTTCAATTCGGATGTCGATCCCAAGCTCCCCTGGGCCTTCCAGCCGTTGCAAAGGGCGGTAAAGGTCAAGGTTGGAGAGGAAAAGCTGGCATTTTTCCAGGCGACAAATCGCTCGGACAAGCCGCTTGTCGGCACGGCTACCTTTAACGTGACGCCGCTGAAGGCGGGCCTTTATTTCAATAAGATTCAGTGCTTCTGTTTTGACGAACAACGGCTTGATCCGGGCGAGAGTGCGGACATGCCGGTTTCTTTCTTTATCGATCCGGAAATTTTGAAGGATCCAAACCTGAACGATGTCCAGACAATCACCCTTTCCTATACGTTTTTCCGCTCCTTAAGTGCACGCGAAGAGGAAGAAGGCGACGGCGGTCTTGTCCGCATGGCGGCTTCGACGTTCCAGGCGTTGCCAGGACAAGGGGACAGAAACGCGTTGCAAAGGATTTCGAGCCCCTTGGAAGGAAGTCTAAATGAGTAA
- a CDS encoding protoheme IX farnesyltransferase, translating into MSGEAVFAGGSRAQDFFQLLKPRVMSLVLFTGAVGLLLAPGSLHPVLAGMALLCIAVAAGAAGAINMWYDRDIDAKMQRTCTRPLPSGRIVPDEALSFGVVLAIGSVAMMGLAVNWVAGALLALTIGFYVFIYTMWLKRRTPQNIVIGGAAGAFPPMVGWAAVTGDISLGPIVLFAIIFLWTPPHFWALALYRCGDYAKAGVPMLPVVAGARATRRQILIYTFLLIPMTLVPFFIGLAGLFYESVAALLGAVFLVAAFRVWFDTTDRSARQMFAFSILYLFLLFAALLVDRGLQLAA; encoded by the coding sequence ATGTCTGGGGAAGCTGTCTTTGCGGGCGGCTCCCGTGCTCAGGACTTTTTCCAGCTCCTGAAGCCACGAGTGATGTCCCTGGTCCTCTTCACCGGGGCTGTCGGTCTGCTGCTTGCGCCGGGAAGCCTTCATCCGGTGCTGGCGGGGATGGCGCTTCTCTGCATTGCCGTCGCAGCCGGTGCAGCCGGTGCGATCAACATGTGGTATGACCGGGACATTGACGCCAAAATGCAACGGACCTGTACGCGGCCGTTGCCTTCGGGGCGCATTGTTCCGGATGAGGCGTTGAGTTTTGGCGTCGTGCTGGCGATAGGTTCCGTCGCCATGATGGGGCTGGCGGTCAATTGGGTGGCGGGTGCTCTACTCGCGCTGACCATCGGCTTCTACGTTTTTATCTATACAATGTGGTTGAAGCGGCGGACGCCTCAGAACATCGTCATCGGCGGTGCTGCGGGTGCCTTTCCGCCGATGGTTGGCTGGGCGGCTGTGACTGGCGATATAAGTCTCGGTCCGATCGTGCTTTTCGCCATCATCTTCCTGTGGACGCCGCCGCATTTTTGGGCGCTTGCTCTTTACCGCTGCGGCGATTATGCGAAGGCAGGCGTGCCGATGCTTCCTGTGGTGGCGGGTGCGCGTGCGACCCGCAGACAGATTCTGATTTACACATTCCTGCTGATTCCGATGACATTGGTCCCCTTCTTTATCGGACTTGCGGGCCTCTTTTACGAAAGTGTCGCCGCCCTTCTCGGAGCCGTTTTTCTGGTAGCGGCCTTTCGCGTGTGGTTCGACACAACGGACCGTTCGGCGCGGCAGATGTTCGCGTTTTCGATTCTCTATCTCTTTCTCCTGTTCGCCGCGCTGCTGGTGGACCGGGGTTTGCAATTAGCAGCCTGA
- a CDS encoding cytochrome c oxidase subunit 3, with the protein MSNSHAASHPHPYHLVNPSPWPFTGALSALVAFVGAVYFMHSDRMLVDAVVLILGVVGILYTMARWFSDITQEGEHQGHHNPVVQIGLRFGMSLFIMSEVLFFAAFFWAYFNASLFPTEQVGSVWPPNGMEVFDPWGIPLVNTIILLSSGVTLTIAHHGLRHGSRGKMIGWLAVTVLLGITFTAFQAYEYLHAPFRFIDGIYPTTFFMATGFHGFHVIVGTIFLSVMLFRAISGHFKPEHHFGFEAAAWYWHFVDVVWLFLFTCVYWLPTT; encoded by the coding sequence ATGAGTAACAGTCACGCCGCGTCCCATCCGCATCCCTATCACCTGGTCAACCCAAGTCCGTGGCCGTTCACCGGCGCTTTGTCGGCGTTGGTAGCTTTTGTCGGCGCGGTCTATTTCATGCACAGCGATCGCATGCTTGTGGATGCGGTTGTCCTTATCCTGGGTGTTGTCGGCATTCTTTACACGATGGCGCGCTGGTTTTCGGATATCACGCAGGAAGGCGAACATCAGGGGCATCACAACCCTGTTGTGCAGATTGGTCTGCGCTTTGGCATGTCGCTTTTTATCATGTCGGAAGTGCTTTTCTTTGCGGCCTTCTTCTGGGCCTATTTCAACGCGTCCCTCTTTCCGACGGAACAGGTCGGCAGCGTTTGGCCACCAAACGGGATGGAGGTTTTCGATCCTTGGGGTATCCCGCTTGTCAATACGATCATTCTGCTTTCGTCCGGCGTGACGCTCACGATCGCCCATCATGGCTTGCGCCATGGCAGCCGGGGCAAGATGATTGGCTGGCTTGCGGTTACGGTCCTGCTCGGCATTACCTTTACGGCCTTTCAGGCCTATGAATATCTCCATGCGCCTTTCCGGTTCATCGATGGGATCTATCCCACGACCTTCTTTATGGCGACCGGGTTTCACGGTTTTCATGTGATCGTCGGCACGATTTTCCTTTCCGTGATGCTGTTCCGCGCCATTTCCGGACATTTCAAGCCGGAACACCATTTCGGCTTCGAGGCGGCGGCCTGGTATTGGCACTTTGTTGACGTGGTGTGGCTGTTCCTGTTCACCTGCGTTTACTGGTTGCCGACAACTTAA